A window from Rana temporaria chromosome 8, aRanTem1.1, whole genome shotgun sequence encodes these proteins:
- the MARVELD1 gene encoding MARVEL domain-containing protein 1, which produces MSAQATRSSLSPNKVFLRSFPGVLRLLQLATGAAVWIAIATSNFNNTVRFALFVFVFFWLVTLLLYFVTLLDKQEMVPLIGGDRWLLTNLVYDALAAALHVAATAIIVVTIESNSYCNIPNYKSACYYKTYVVASVFACLCCLFYVSTTVCFSVKKCKGNKSVI; this is translated from the coding sequence ATGTCTGCCCAAGCAACCAGGAGTTCGCTCAGCCCCAACAAGGTATTCCTCCGAAGCTTCCCCGGGGTGCTGAGGCTCCTGCAGCTCGCCACGGGCGCCGCCGTCTGGATCGCCATCGCCACCAGCAACTTCAACAACACGGTCCGCTTCGCCCTGTTTGTCTTCGTCTTCTTCTGGCTGGTCACCCTGCTCCTTTATTTCGTCACCCTGCTGGACAAGCAGGAAATGGTCCCGTTGATCGGAGGCGACCGGTGGCTCCTCACCAACCTGGTCTACGACGCCCTGGCCGCTGCCCTCCACGTCGCCGCCACTGCCATCATCGTCGTCACCATCGAAAGCAACTCTTATTGCAACATCCCCAACTACAAGAGCGCCTGTTACTACAAGACCTACGTGGTGGCCTCCGTCTTCGCCTGCCTCTGCTGCCTCTTTTATGTCTCCACCACCGTCTGCTTCTCCGTCAAGAAGTGTAAAGGGAACAAGAGCGTCATttaa